CACTCAAAATCTATCCGTGGGTATGCGGCCGCTGCTCACGGGAGTTTGTTTATTCAAACCTGCGTGAATTAACGGTTCACCATATCGATCACGACCACACCAATAACCCGGAAGACGGCAGCAACTGGGAGCTGCTGTGCCTGTACTGCCACGATCACGAACACTCGAAGTACACGGAAGCCGACCAGTACGGCACCACCGTTGTGGCGGGGGAAGACGCGCAGAAAGATGTCGGCGCGGCCACCTACAACCCGTTTGCCGAGCTACAGGCAATGATGAACAAGAAGAAATAAGAGCGGGTCTGTCAGTTGCTGACTTGGGCTGCCCCATCAGGCGGTTATGGGCGAGGAGCGGACGCTGCGATTTAAAGACATCAGGCGAAGCGCGGATTCGCCAACCGGCGGGAAATCCGCTATTATCCGCTGCCACTCTCCCCCCGGGCAGCCTGATGTCTACGATTATCGATACCTTTATTGCCCCGCCGTGCCATGAGCAGATAGACATCCTCTATCAGGACGATCACCTGGCGATAATTAATAAACCCGCCGGGCTACTCAGCCTCTCCGGCAAAAATCCGCAAAATCTCGATTCGGTGCATCATCGGCTGGTACAGCTATTCCCCGGCTGTACGCTGGTTCACCGCCTGGATTTCGGCACCTCCGGGCTGATGGTGATTGCCCGCAATAAGGCAATCAATGCCGCCCTCTGCCGGCAGTTCAGCCAGCGCACGGTAACCAAGGTGTACGGCGCTCTGCTCTGCGGGCATCTGGACAACAACGAAGGGGTGATAGACGCAGCGATAGCCAAAGACCCGGCGCTGTTCCCGCTGATGTCGATTTGCTCAACCCACGGCAAACCCGCCAGATCCCGCTATCGGGTCATCGAACGTTATGAACATACGGTGGAGGATGGGCGGTTACTGCCGGTGACGCGGGTACAGCTGATCCCGGAGAGCGGGCGTACTCATCAGTTACGCATTCACTGCCAGCTGCTGGGCCACCCGATTCTGGGCTGCGACCTGTATGGCGGCCTGCTGCCGCCGGGCACCGAACGGACGCCGCGGATGATGCTGCACGCCAGCGAGCTGCATATTGTTCATCCCGTCAGTGGGGAAGCACTTAATATCCGGCATGCCTGCCCGTTCTGACCACGTCGGCTGCGGTATGAAAAGTCCGTCAGGACTTTCCATACGCCGGCAGCGGCAACACGTGCTTACCACATCAAATCGTCAGGCACTTTAAAGTCGGCATACGGATCGTCTTCATCCTGCTCTTCCTCACTCAGCGCGCTGTTTAACACAATGCTGTTTGCATCGCGCTGGGCAATTTTATCGGCGACGCTGGCGGGGATAATGGCGTATTCACTCTCGCCGTTGCTATCAACGGCCAAACGCGCGATGGCAAGACGGCCGCTGATCAACTGGGTTTGCGTGGTCTTATCCACATACACTTTTTTAATCAGACTGCCATCGGTGAAGTTAAAGCCGATATCGCCCTTTGCCGGCACGATACGGTTCATCTCAATCAGCTGCTTCACCTGCGCCTTGTACTCTTTGGCTAACGCCGCCTGCTTTTGCTGCTCGCTAAGCTGCTTATCGCGCTCCAGCTGCGCTTTTTTATTCTCTTCCACCGCCTCTCTGGCCTCACGCGCCTGAACCCGTGATTTTTTCGCCGTGCGTTGGACCTTGGCCGCCTTTTTGCTGGTCACCAGCCCTGCCTTCAGCAGCTGCTCTTGTAAGGTGAGTTTTGCCATCTTCGTTTCTGAACCCGTTGAGAAATTTGTGGGGATTATAGCGGTATTGGTGGAGGGGGAGCTAGGGTTGTGTGGTTTGGGCGGGGAGTGGGGAGAACTGAGAGGAGTGAGCCGGGGCGGGAGTGAACTGAGTGCAATGTCCACGCCCGACATAAAGCTAAGCGGCAGCTATGAGCGAGAAGCGGAAGGTTACACTCATCACCACCACAGATGACCGCATTACGAATATAGCGCTGTATTAATCAATATGGGACAGTTCAACTTAAGCGTGTACGCTTACTTTGTACTAAGATGCTTATCCAACAGATGCTTTAAGATATCGTCTCAGGATCAAGATGGATTTATCTACATGACCAGAACAGAAAGGCTTCTCGAATTACTACAGATATTAAGGGCGCAAAGATATCCGATTACTGCATCCACTCTCTCTGAAAGATTAGAAATAAGTGTGCGCTCCCTTTACAGAGATATAAAAACGCTACAGCATCAAGGAGTGTGCATTGAAGGTGGTGCTGGAATTGGTTATATCGTTAAGTCTGACTTTCATTTACCCCCCTTAAACCTTTCTCATGAAGAAATTAATGCTATTACACTTGGGTTAAATTGGGTATCTCATAATACTGATTGTGATTTCAAAAATACGGCAAGAAATGCACTTGCCAAAATACACGCCGTCATTTCCGATACATTAAAAAATCTCATTGAGAATCAATCCTATCTGATCGGTCCTTCAGAAAATAATGAGATATTTTTTGAAGGCATCCGCAATGCTATTAAAAAGCGAAAGAGAATCAAAATAAAATATTGTGACAAGAAAAATAGTTACTCCTCTCGAGTCATATGGCCCATTGGATTGGTATATATGGAGTCATGCTGGCTTTTGGTTGCATGGTGTGAGATGAGAAATGATTTTCGTCATTTTAGAACTGATAAAATTGAAGAGATGGTACAACTGGATTCCATATATGGTGAAAGCAGGACGGCTTTATTGAAAAAATGGAGAATAAAAGAAGGAATCTGCGAGGGTAAAGAGTACTGACAAAAACTGTCACAGCTTATTTGTATACTACTCCAAATGAAAGACTCAATTCTACTTCATAGGGGGAATTATGAATTTCCAGAATAAAGTTGCTGTCATAACAGGAAGCACTGCAGGTATAGGTGAGGCAGTCGCAGAGAAATTACACAAAAATGGAGCTAAGGTCGTTATTGTATCCCGCTCGTCAGAGCAGGCTAAACAGAAAGCGAAACGATTATCTTCACAGGGACAACAAGCGCTGGGGATCGGATGTGATGTGTCACAACCCGAACAAGTACAGAAAATGATAGATGAGGTTATCAAACATTTCGGCAAACTTGATTTTGCTGTAAATAATGCAGGGTTAACAGGTGAACATGGTAAAAACATAACAGAGCAGACAATTGAAAACTGGGATAAGGTTATTTCCACCTCATTGAGCGGCGTATTTTACTGCCTAAAATATGAAATACCTGAGCTGATGAAATTTGGTGGATCTATAGTTAATTTATCTGCAGTGAATGGTTTGGTTGGCATTCCAGGATTAGCACCTTACACCGTGGCTAAACATGGTATAATCGGTTTAACCCAAACCGCAGCGCTAGAGTTTGCAAGTCAAGGTGTTCGAATCAATGCAGTCGCTCCGGGCTATGTCCAAACCCCACGAATGAGTGAATTCCCTGAAAATATCGTACGTAGTTTCGCAAATAGCCACCCTATGAAAAGGATGGCAACAATGCAAGAAATAGCAGACTTCATATTGTTTTTGCTTTCAGATAATTCGGCGTTCTGTACCGGAGGAGTTTATCCAATCGATGGTGGTTATTTAGCAGAGTAAAAACCCCCTAAAGTCCTTTTAGAATGTAAGAATTACCTCAACAAAGTGGTAGGCTCAATGGGAGCATTAGAATATATAGCTAACGCTTCCGTTGTAGGACTAGTGATAACAATATTTCCAGTATGGATTAACAGGAGTATAGATGATCGGCTCTCCATTGGTTCATACATCATGCCATTAACAATGTCCGCTCCTGGCACGAAGCCGACTGTTGAATAGGATTGCTTCGAAATAATAGCAAGTCCCTATGCAGAGAAACCAAACTACCCATCCACCCATTTTCCCGCCCTCGCAGATTCCATCAGCATGGCAATGGTAAGCGCTTCAGGCTCTTGATATTTTTTCCTCTTACCCCAGGGGCAAAGCCAGGCAATCACAGCGGAGGTTACGCTGATTTCCTGCGGCCAATACTTCATAAAGTTAAACCCTGAGCTGTCAACATTGAACAACTCAAAATACTCTTCCATGATTTCCAGGCCATCCTCCCAGAGCCAGGGATACTTGCCCGTCGACAGGCTGGTGTCTGACGTCAGCGGTTTCTTCTTACTGAAAGGCGTGCGCAGGTTCCACTTCGCATCGTACCAATCAAAAACTTGCTGGCCGATATCGGCGTTGTCCGGTTTTTTGTCCATCATCTGTCATCCTTAACCTGCCACCGCCCTGTTCCACCGGCAGCAATTACGTCCCCCGTAAACGGAGGCCTTCCCTCACGACTGCCGGCTGGACAGCAGCAGCTTGCACGCCAGCGCGGCGAACACCCCGCTCAGCAGATAGTTCGGCCAACGCGCGTTGATGCGGCGGCCTGCGAAACGGTTCTTCATGCCGCTGACCAGCATAATCACGCCGCCGTTGACCGCCAGCCCCACCAGATTCAGCACCGTCGCCAGCACCAGCATCTGCACCACCACCGAGCCGGCCTGCGGGTTGATAAACTGCGGGAACAGCGCCAGCACAAACAGCGCCATCTTGGGGTTAAGAATATTGGTCCACAGCCCCTGACGGAAGATGCGTCCGACCGCCACCGGCGCCAAGCCGGCGGAAGCCTGCAGACTGCCGCCCGAACGCAGCGTTTTCCACGCCAGATACAGCAGATAGGCGGCCCCCATCACGCGCACTGCGTCATAGGCCAGCGGCATGACGACAAACAGCTGCGACAGCCCCAGCGCCGCCGCCAGCGCGTGGCAATAGGTGCCAAGCTGAATCCCCGCCAGCGAGGCGAAGCCGGCGCGTCGCCCCTGGCTGATGCTGCGCGAGGCGATAAGCAGCATATCCGGCCCGGGGGTGACGGTCAGCGCCAGACTGGCGGCGGAAAACAGCGCTAAGGTAGAGATGTCGATCATGATGTTCCCAATAAGGTTAGCCAAATGAGCAAGTTATTAATCTACCTCAGCGACGGCGTTTTTCCAGTTTCGCCGTGCGCAATGCCGCATTTTTCAGCCGCAGGCTGCGGCCGACGGCGTTCGCCCAGCAGGTTCATCCCGGCGGCGGCCAGCAGAATCAGCGCCGCGCCGGCCAGCTGCGCCAGCGACAGCTGGTGCGCAAAGGCCCAGCGGTCCACCAGCATGGCGGCGACCGGGTAGATAAACGACAGCGAACCGGTCAGGTGGGTCGGCAGCTTCTGGATGGCGCCGTACAACAGCACAAACATCAGCCCGGTGTGCACCACGCCCAGCGCCAGCAGCATGCTCCACTGCCCGGCGCTGGCGTCGGCGTGGAAGTCCACCAGCGGCAGCAGCATCAGCGCGCCGACGCTGACCTGAATCAACACGATCAACTGCGGCGGCGTACCGGTCAGGCGCTTGGCCGCCAGCGCCGTCAGCGCATAGAAAAACGCCGCCCCCAGCGCCAGCAAAATCCCCCACAGATACTGGCCGCCCGCGCCCGCCTGCTGCGGCTGCGCCAGCACCACCAGCGTCATGCCGGCAAAGGCCAGCGCCAGCCACAGCAGCTTGCGCGCCGTCAGCCTTTCCCCCAGAAACAGCGCCCCCAGCCCCACCAACATAAACGGCTGGGTGTTATACACCGCCGTCGCGATGGAGATCGACGCATAGCGGTAGGCGCTGAACAGCAGCAGCCAGTTCACCACCAGCGCCATGCCGCCGGCAACGGCAATCAGCAGCGTCGCCCGCCGCAGCCCCGGCGCACGCAGCTGTCCGAGCAGGCCGCACACCAGCAACAGCGCCAGCGCGCCGATGGCGCAGCGCCAGAACACCACGTTAATCACCGGCTGGCCGGACATCAGCACAAACCAGCCAATCGAACCGGAAATCAGCATCGCTGCCACCATCTCCAGCGAACCGCGTTTTATCTCTGCCTTCATCGTCTGTATCCCCTGCGTCAGTGATTGCATTAGCTTGCAACCTTTTGCCGCTGCGCTCCATAGCCAAAATCAGGCAGATATGCTTAACTTCCTTTTTATTAAAGGCTGAATACATTACTTACCTAACAAGGTTGCTATGGATATTATCGATCACCAAATTCTGGCGCTGCTGGCGGAGGATGCGCGCATGTCGCTGAAAACGCTGAGCGCCAAAGTGGGGCTGTCTTCGCCGAGCACCTCAGAACGGTTGCGGCGGCTGGAGGAGAGCGGCGTGATTCAGGGCTACACCCTGAACGTGAATCTGCAGGCGCTGGGCTACAGTTTTCAGTCGCTGGTGCGCCTCAAGCCGCTGCCGGGCATGCTGAAGAAGGTGGAACAGATGATTGCCGCCATCCCGGAGGTGGTGGAGTGCGACAAGGTAACCGGTGAGGACTGCTTTATCGTGCGGCTGTCGACGCGCTCGCTGGAGCAGCTCGACCAGATCCTGGATCGGCTGGCCGAGCAGGCGCAGAGCAATACCTCGATTGTGAAAACCACGCCGGTGAAGCGCCGCCTGCCGCCGCTGGCGGTTTAACGGCGGCGACGGCGGGTGAACGGATTGCCCTTCTTTTTCTCTTTTTTGGCCGCGTCGGCGGCCGATTTCAGCGCCGCCAGATGCGCCTTGTCGGCCTCCGGCACCGCCCGCTGTTCAATGGGGAACACCGGCAGCGCCGCCAGCAGGCGTGAGCCGTAGTTTTTTGTCAGCAGGCGGCGATCGTAAATCATGATTTCGCCATGGCACTGATTGCTGCGGATCAGCCGGCCGACCTGCTGGATCAGGTTAAACGAGGCGCTGGGCAGGCTCTGCACTTCAAACGGATAGCGCTTCAGGGTTTTCAGCCACTCGCCTTCGGTGAGGATCACCGGGCTGTCGATCGGCGGGAAGGCGATCTTGTGAATATGCACCTGCGTCAGCAGCTCGCCCTTCAGATCCAGCCCTTCGGCGAAAGACTGCAGCCCCACCAGCACGCTGGCCACGCCCTTCTCCACCCGCTTGCGGTGCTCTTCCACCAGCCGGTAGCGCGGCTGATCGCCCTGCACCAGCAGCATCAGCCGTAAATCGGTGACGTAGCTGAGGAAGGTCTGCATCGCCCGGTTGCTGCTGAACAGAATCAGCATCCCTTTGTGCTGCCCGCCGGCCACTTCGGCGCGGAAGCAGCGCGCCATCTCTTCCAGATGCTGCGCTTCATTAGCCATCGACGGTTCAAACTGCATGGCGGGAATCACGATTTTGCCCTGCTCGACGTGGTTGAACGGCGAGGAGAGCACCTCAAAGCGGTCGCCGGCCTTTTCGTTCAGGCCGCTCATCTCCTGCAGACGGGCGAAGCTGTTGAGCGAGCGCAGCGTCGCCGAGGTCACCACCACGTGCGGCACGTTGCGCCACAGCAGCTTCTCCAACTGGTCGCTGACGCGGATGCCGACGCAGTGCAGATACAGATGGGTAACGTTATCGCGCACCTCGCGCGTGACCCATTTGGAGATCGGCGCGTTGGAGGATTTATCCATCGCCGCCAGCTTCCACAGCTTGCTCATCGCTTCCAGATAACCCAATGTGCGGCTCATCTGCAGAATCGTGCGGTGCAGGCGCACAATATCGTGCTTGCCGGTCTGTTCGCTCAGGTCATTGAGGATAAACTCCGCCAGCCCGCGCAGCCCGTCGGTCAGTTTGAACAGCCGCGCGCAGCTCTCCACCATCTCCGGCGGCAGCGCGCCCATCTCAAAGCGGTGCTCCGCCGCCGCGCCGTCTCCCGGTAGGTAAGCGCTTACCTGATGCTCAAAGCCCTGCATCAGCTCGCGCAGCTCCTCGCAGTGGTTTTTCAGCCGTTCGATGTTCGCCAGCCCCGGCGGGTTCTTCGGCCGGTACTGGGTCATGCACAGCTCCACCTGCCGCACGATCATATCCAGCTGCAGGTTGGCGGACAGCGCGGTGATTTCCCCTTCCATCTCCAGCGCGTCGCGCGCCACCTCCGGCAGGTGGTGGCCCTCGTCCAGCACCAGCAGCAGCTCTTTGGGATTAGGCAGTACCGATTCGCTCTCCAGCGCCGCCATCACCAGCGCGTGGTTGGCGACCACCACGTCGGCGCTCTCAATCTCTTTGCGCGCCAGATAAAACGGGCACTCGCGAATATAGTGGCAGTTACGCCCCAGACAGTTGGCCTTGTCGGTGCTCAGCTTGCTCCACAGCGTGTCGTCAATCGACAGCGAATAGTGGTCGCGCAGGCCGTCCCACTCGTGGCGGGCCAGGGATTTGGACAGTTTCTGGCACAGCGCCTGCTCTTCGCCGTTGGAGGGCGCCAGCTCATCCTCGTCGAGATACAGCATCAGATCGCCCTGCTCGGCGACGTCGGTGCCCATCGCCGCCAGGTTGCGCGGGCAGACGTAGCGCCGGCGGCCGAACGCGCCGGTAAACTTTAAGTCCGGGATGATTTTCTTCAACAGCGGCAGGTCTTTACTGTAAATCTGGTCCTGCAGCGCCACGTTGGCGGTGCTGACCACCAGCGGTTTGCCTTCGTCGCGCCCGACGGCGATGCCGGGAATCAGGTACGACAGCGTCTTGCCGACGCCGGTCGGCGCTTCAATCGCCAGATGGCGCGAATAATCGCCCGCCAGCGTCTTGGCGACTTCGGCAATCATCTGCCGTTGCGGTGCGCGGGAAATAAAGTCCGGTATTTGCTGCTGCAGGGCTTTGTACCACTTGCCGATCTGATCTTTTACTGCGGAGGTGAGCGCCATTCAACTCTTATCTAAACGAAATGATGGCGCTATTGTCCCACAGACGACGCGCGCCGTCAGCACGGCGAAGCAACGCATCGTCCGCTTTGCGCTGCGCCGCGCATTATTCCAGCGGCGCAACATGGTCGAAATGCGCCTGGAACAGCGCATTCAGCAGCGGCAACTGCTCCACCCGACCGGCGATGGCGGTCAGCTGCGGGCAGTGCTGCAGGAACCAGCGGCGGCCGGGCCGCCAGTTGCACATCACGGCGATGTACAAATCCAGCGCGCTGAAGGTGCGGCCGAGAAACCACGGCCCGGCGTCGCTGGCGGCCGCGGCGCACTGCAGCCACAGCTGTTCGCGGCGCGGGGCGATCGCCTCCTCCAGCCGTTCCGGGTGTCGGGTCTTCGGCAGCCAGGTCTCCGGGTGGTCGCCATAGGTGAAGGTCGGGTAAATCGCGCTGTTGATAAACATCAGCCAGCGTAAAAAACGCGGCAGCGTCGCCGCGCCCGCCTCCGGCGCCAGTTCCGCGTGGGGGGCGCGCGCATGCAGCAGCAGCACGATCGCCGCGCTCTCGGTCATCACTTCATTATTGGGCAGAATCAGGGTGGGCACCTCCCCCAGCGGATTGAGCCGCAGCAGACGCTCGCGCTCCGGGCTGTCCGCCGCGTAGTCCACCTCTTCATAACCCCAGGGAAAGCCGGTCAGCTCCAGCGCGGCGGCGACGATGGTCGAACCGCAGCCGCGGCAGCCGAGCAAGGTGTAAGTATCACGCATAACTCCTCCGTAACGGCAGGGATCAGGGCGCATCCGCTGCGCTTACGCAGGCCGATTAGGCTGTTTCGCGCGCGCCGTCACTGCAGAGAGGACAAGCGGCCGCGCTAGGTTTAACTGTAGACCAGCCGCCCCCGCCTTTCCCGTTCGGTTTTTCATCACTCAGCACAAATATAAATATTTTGTCATAAATGCATCACACAACCTTGGTAAAAAATCTGCGCTGCAATCATTCCGGCAGCCGACTAAATAACAGTCATAAATACTGGTGATAGCCTTTTCATTCAAAAAAAGCAGGGACAATTATGAAACGTCATCTTCTCGCCGTTATTATTCCGGCGCTTTTCATTGCACCTTCGACTTACGCAGCAGAAATTTATAATAAAGACGGCAATAAACTGGATCTGTACGGAAAAGTAAAAGGATTACACTATTTTTCCGACGACGCCGACAGCGACGGGGATAAATCTTACGTCCGTTTTGGCTTTAAAGGCTCGACGCAAATTAATGACCAGCTGACCGGTTACGGCCAGTGGGAATACCACGTCGCCGTCAACCACGCCGAATCTGAAGGCAGCAAGGATACCAAAACCCGCCTCGGCTTCGCCGGCCTGAAGTTCGGCGATTACGGCTCCGTCGACTACGGCCGTAACTACGGCATTATCTACGACGTCGGCGCCTGGACCGATATGCTGCCGGAGTTCGGCGACGATGCCTATATCAAGACCGACAACTTTATGAACGGCCGCACCAACGGCGTCGCCACCTACCGTAACAACGACTTCTTCGGTCTGGTGGACGGGCTGAAATTCGCCGTCCAGTACCAGGGCAAAAATGAGAACGACGACCGTGCGGCCAGCAAGGCCAACGGCGACGGCTGGGGCCTGTCATCCAGCTACGAAGTAACTGACGGCCTGAGCGTCGGCGCCGCCTACGCCTCTTCCAACCGCACCAGCGCGCAAAAGCTGGGTGATTACGGTAAAGGCGATAAAGCGGATATTTGGGCGGCCGGCGTCAAATATGACAACAATAATCTTTACCTGGCGGCCACCTATTCAGAAAGCCGTAATATCGTGCCAATTTCCGGCACCGCGACCATTAACCAGAACAGCACGTCGGTAAAAGGCTTCGCCAATAAGGCGCAGGGCTTTGAAGTGGTGGCGCAATATCAATTCGACTTCGGCCTGCGCCCGTCCATTGGCTATGTCCAGTCGAAAGGCAAAGATATTGAAAATATCGGCGATGCCGATCTGGTGAAATATATCGACGTCGGCGCCTATTATTATTTCAATAAAAACATGTCCACCTATGTGGATTATAAAATCAACCAGCTCGACAGCGACAATAAACTGGGCCTGTCAGACGACGACGTGGTCGCCGTCGGCCTGGTGTATCAGTTCTAAACGCACGTAACCACCACTGCGTCTCTTGTGGCTGCGGCCAGTTGATTTCCAGCGTTACTTTGCCGGGCCGGCTGCGCCCGGCTTTTTTATTTTCCGGCCGCCGGCGCTCTTTCATCCGTACACTCATCCTCCGCCGGA
The nucleotide sequence above comes from Serratia rhizosphaerae. Encoded proteins:
- the yajD gene encoding HNH nuclease YajD, whose product is MAFIPKNYARLESGYREKALKIYPWVCGRCSREFVYSNLRELTVHHIDHDHTNNPEDGSNWELLCLYCHDHEHSKYTEADQYGTTVVAGEDAQKDVGAATYNPFAELQAMMNKKK
- a CDS encoding RluA family pseudouridine synthase, whose protein sequence is MSTIIDTFIAPPCHEQIDILYQDDHLAIINKPAGLLSLSGKNPQNLDSVHHRLVQLFPGCTLVHRLDFGTSGLMVIARNKAINAALCRQFSQRTVTKVYGALLCGHLDNNEGVIDAAIAKDPALFPLMSICSTHGKPARSRYRVIERYEHTVEDGRLLPVTRVQLIPESGRTHQLRIHCQLLGHPILGCDLYGGLLPPGTERTPRMMLHASELHIVHPVSGEALNIRHACPF
- a CDS encoding DUF2058 domain-containing protein, whose product is MAKLTLQEQLLKAGLVTSKKAAKVQRTAKKSRVQAREAREAVEENKKAQLERDKQLSEQQKQAALAKEYKAQVKQLIEMNRIVPAKGDIGFNFTDGSLIKKVYVDKTTQTQLISGRLAIARLAVDSNGESEYAIIPASVADKIAQRDANSIVLNSALSEEEQDEDDPYADFKVPDDLMW
- a CDS encoding helix-turn-helix transcriptional regulator, which gives rise to MTRTERLLELLQILRAQRYPITASTLSERLEISVRSLYRDIKTLQHQGVCIEGGAGIGYIVKSDFHLPPLNLSHEEINAITLGLNWVSHNTDCDFKNTARNALAKIHAVISDTLKNLIENQSYLIGPSENNEIFFEGIRNAIKKRKRIKIKYCDKKNSYSSRVIWPIGLVYMESCWLLVAWCEMRNDFRHFRTDKIEEMVQLDSIYGESRTALLKKWRIKEGICEGKEY
- a CDS encoding SDR family NAD(P)-dependent oxidoreductase; the encoded protein is MNFQNKVAVITGSTAGIGEAVAEKLHKNGAKVVIVSRSSEQAKQKAKRLSSQGQQALGIGCDVSQPEQVQKMIDEVIKHFGKLDFAVNNAGLTGEHGKNITEQTIENWDKVISTSLSGVFYCLKYEIPELMKFGGSIVNLSAVNGLVGIPGLAPYTVAKHGIIGLTQTAALEFASQGVRINAVAPGYVQTPRMSEFPENIVRSFANSHPMKRMATMQEIADFILFLLSDNSAFCTGGVYPIDGGYLAE
- a CDS encoding DUF1493 family protein yields the protein MMDKKPDNADIGQQVFDWYDAKWNLRTPFSKKKPLTSDTSLSTGKYPWLWEDGLEIMEEYFELFNVDSSGFNFMKYWPQEISVTSAVIAWLCPWGKRKKYQEPEALTIAMLMESARAGKWVDG
- a CDS encoding LysE family translocator, which translates into the protein MIDISTLALFSAASLALTVTPGPDMLLIASRSISQGRRAGFASLAGIQLGTYCHALAAALGLSQLFVVMPLAYDAVRVMGAAYLLYLAWKTLRSGGSLQASAGLAPVAVGRIFRQGLWTNILNPKMALFVLALFPQFINPQAGSVVVQMLVLATVLNLVGLAVNGGVIMLVSGMKNRFAGRRINARWPNYLLSGVFAALACKLLLSSRQS
- a CDS encoding DMT family transporter is translated as MKAEIKRGSLEMVAAMLISGSIGWFVLMSGQPVINVVFWRCAIGALALLLVCGLLGQLRAPGLRRATLLIAVAGGMALVVNWLLLFSAYRYASISIATAVYNTQPFMLVGLGALFLGERLTARKLLWLALAFAGMTLVVLAQPQQAGAGGQYLWGILLALGAAFFYALTALAAKRLTGTPPQLIVLIQVSVGALMLLPLVDFHADASAGQWSMLLALGVVHTGLMFVLLYGAIQKLPTHLTGSLSFIYPVAAMLVDRWAFAHQLSLAQLAGAALILLAAAGMNLLGERRRPQPAAEKCGIAHGETGKTPSLR
- a CDS encoding Lrp/AsnC family transcriptional regulator, with product MDIIDHQILALLAEDARMSLKTLSAKVGLSSPSTSERLRRLEESGVIQGYTLNVNLQALGYSFQSLVRLKPLPGMLKKVEQMIAAIPEVVECDKVTGEDCFIVRLSTRSLEQLDQILDRLAEQAQSNTSIVKTTPVKRRLPPLAV
- the dinG gene encoding ATP-dependent DNA helicase DinG, whose product is MALTSAVKDQIGKWYKALQQQIPDFISRAPQRQMIAEVAKTLAGDYSRHLAIEAPTGVGKTLSYLIPGIAVGRDEGKPLVVSTANVALQDQIYSKDLPLLKKIIPDLKFTGAFGRRRYVCPRNLAAMGTDVAEQGDLMLYLDEDELAPSNGEEQALCQKLSKSLARHEWDGLRDHYSLSIDDTLWSKLSTDKANCLGRNCHYIRECPFYLARKEIESADVVVANHALVMAALESESVLPNPKELLLVLDEGHHLPEVARDALEMEGEITALSANLQLDMIVRQVELCMTQYRPKNPPGLANIERLKNHCEELRELMQGFEHQVSAYLPGDGAAAEHRFEMGALPPEMVESCARLFKLTDGLRGLAEFILNDLSEQTGKHDIVRLHRTILQMSRTLGYLEAMSKLWKLAAMDKSSNAPISKWVTREVRDNVTHLYLHCVGIRVSDQLEKLLWRNVPHVVVTSATLRSLNSFARLQEMSGLNEKAGDRFEVLSSPFNHVEQGKIVIPAMQFEPSMANEAQHLEEMARCFRAEVAGGQHKGMLILFSSNRAMQTFLSYVTDLRLMLLVQGDQPRYRLVEEHRKRVEKGVASVLVGLQSFAEGLDLKGELLTQVHIHKIAFPPIDSPVILTEGEWLKTLKRYPFEVQSLPSASFNLIQQVGRLIRSNQCHGEIMIYDRRLLTKNYGSRLLAALPVFPIEQRAVPEADKAHLAALKSAADAAKKEKKKGNPFTRRRRR
- a CDS encoding glutathione S-transferase family protein: MRDTYTLLGCRGCGSTIVAAALELTGFPWGYEEVDYAADSPERERLLRLNPLGEVPTLILPNNEVMTESAAIVLLLHARAPHAELAPEAGAATLPRFLRWLMFINSAIYPTFTYGDHPETWLPKTRHPERLEEAIAPRREQLWLQCAAAASDAGPWFLGRTFSALDLYIAVMCNWRPGRRWFLQHCPQLTAIAGRVEQLPLLNALFQAHFDHVAPLE
- the ompC gene encoding porin OmpC, with the protein product MKRHLLAVIIPALFIAPSTYAAEIYNKDGNKLDLYGKVKGLHYFSDDADSDGDKSYVRFGFKGSTQINDQLTGYGQWEYHVAVNHAESEGSKDTKTRLGFAGLKFGDYGSVDYGRNYGIIYDVGAWTDMLPEFGDDAYIKTDNFMNGRTNGVATYRNNDFFGLVDGLKFAVQYQGKNENDDRAASKANGDGWGLSSSYEVTDGLSVGAAYASSNRTSAQKLGDYGKGDKADIWAAGVKYDNNNLYLAATYSESRNIVPISGTATINQNSTSVKGFANKAQGFEVVAQYQFDFGLRPSIGYVQSKGKDIENIGDADLVKYIDVGAYYYFNKNMSTYVDYKINQLDSDNKLGLSDDDVVAVGLVYQF